TCTGCCGAGTCCGCAGGGCATCCAGCTCGAGCTGGATCTCCTGTTTCCGCGCGCGTTCCCCCCGGAGGTACACGCCGGCGAAAAACACCGCGACAATCAGCGCGATGAGGCTCGTATGCTTGCTGCCCATGGGTGCCGCGTTCGGGCGTCGCGCTCAGCCCTCGAGCGTGGCGTCCAGGGTGATGGCCGCGTTCAACAGGCGCGAGATCGGGCAGCCGGCCTTGGCGTTGTTGGCCGCCGTGTCAAACGCTTCCTGGCTGGCCCCCGGCACTTTCGCGCGCATCGTGAGATGCACGGCGGTGACGGTGAAGCCGGCGTCCGTTTTTTCGAGGTTTACGGCGGCGGTCGTCGCGATGTGCTCCGCCGTCAAGCCGGCGGCGCCCAACTGGCCGGAAAACGCCATCGAAAAACAGCCGGCATGGGCCGCGGCGATGAGCTCCTCAGGGTTCGTGCCAATCCCGTCCTCAAAGCGAGTGCTGAATGAGTACTGGGTGTCCTTCAACACGCCGCTGGCAGTAGAA
The DNA window shown above is from Rhodothermales bacterium and carries:
- a CDS encoding OsmC family protein, with the protein product MKRNGSAVWKGGLKDGKGTVSTASGVLKDTQYSFSTRFEDGIGTNPEELIAAAHAGCFSMAFSGQLGAAGLTAEHIATTAAVNLEKTDAGFTVTAVHLTMRAKVPGASQEAFDTAANNAKAGCPISRLLNAAITLDATLEG